AGGTGCCGGGACCGTTGGCCCTCATTATTGCGTATCGGGGCTGTACACAGCACGGACTCTTAGACTGTTCTTGAACGAGCGCCACCATGCGCCACACTCACCACATACCGAAGGAGCCGCACGAGCATGGCCAACTTTGATCCCGCCCCCCACTCTGTTGCCGACATCGGCGTGACCGGCATGGCGGTCATGGGCTCGAACCTCGCCCGCAACCTCGCCCGCAACGGATTCAAAGTGGCGATCCACAACCGCTCCGTGGAAAAGACCGAGCGCGTGTTCGCTGAGCATGGCCAAGACGGCGAGTTTGTGCCCGCGGAAACGATGGACGAATTCGTCGCGTCGCTCCAGCGGCCGCGCGTCGCGATCATCATGGTCAAGGCCGGCAAGGCCACCGACGCCGTGATCGAAGAGCTCGCAAGTCGCATGGACGAGGGCGACATCATCGTGGACTGCGGCAACGCCCTGTTCACCGACACTCTGCGCCGCGAGCAAGAGCTTCGTGCACGCGGCCTTCACTTCGTGGGCTCGGGCGTCTCCGGCGGCGAAGAGGGCGCCCTCAACGGCCCCTCGATCATGCCCGGCGGCTCGAAGGCAAGCTACGACCGCCTAGGCCCCATGTTCGAGAAGATCTCCGCGCACGTGGACGGCGTCCCCTGCTGCACCCACGTGGGGGAGAACGGCGCCGGCCACTTCGTGAAGATGGTCCACAACGGCATCGAGTACGCCGACATGCAGGTCATCGCGGAAGCCTACGACCTCATGAGCAAGGCGCTCGGCATGAGCGCCCCCGAAATCGGCAAAGTCTTCGAGAAATGGAACGAGGGCAACCTCAACTCCTTCCTCATCGAGATCACGGCGGCCGTGCTCACCCACACCGACAACGTGACCGGCAAGCCGTTCGTGGACATCATCCTCGACCAAGCGGGCCAGAAGGGCACGGGCGCGTGGACGTCGAAGACGGCTCTCGACCTCGGCATCCCCGTCACGGGTATCGCCGAGGCAACCTTCGCGCGCTCGACCTCGGGCGGTGCGGAGCAGCGCAAAGCTGGCCGCGCCGTGCTCAAGGGTGAAGCGCAGACGATTCAGATCGACGACGCTGAGCAGTTCATCAGCGACCTCCAGCAGGCGCTGTATGCCGCGAAGCTCGTGAGCTACTCGCAGGGCTTTGACGAGATCAAGGCTGGCGCGAAGGAATACGAGTGGGACATCAAGCTTGGCGACATGGCGCGCATCTGGCGCGGCGGCTGCATCATCCGCGCAGGCTTCCTCAACCGCATTACCGAGGCTTACGAACGCAATCCCGAGCTCCCGCTTCTGCTTGCCGATGAGTACTTCACTGCCGAAATTACGAAGTGCATCCCCGCGTGGCGTCGCATCGTCGCGTTTGCGGCAGCCGTCGGAATCCCGGCCCCCGTTTTCTCCTCGACCCTCGCGTATTACGACGCGGTGCGGGCCGAGCGCCTCCCCGCGGCCCTCGTGCAGGCGCAGCGCGACTACTTTGGCGCGCACACCTACCGGCGCGTGGATGCCGAGGGCACGTACCACGTGGAGTGGACGGGTGACCGTACGGAGACCCGCCAGGACTAACTCTTTCCTCCGAATTGCATAGGGGTTGTGGGGGTTTCGTTGCGGCGAATAACCCCCACAACCCCTATGCAATTCACGAAGAAGGCGGGTTAGGGGAGGAGCACCCGGTGGATCAGCACCGTGAACTCCTCGCCCGATTCCCTATCGCGCGCACGCAGCCTCCCGCCCTCGAGCGCGAGCGGCTCGACCCGCAGCACGCGCGTGCCGCCGCGGCCGTCAACGATCCCGATCTGTATTTCGTGCTCGTCCGCGATCGCCGCGAGTAAACGCTGCGGGACACTCACCTCGTCGAGACGACCCGCCTCAGCGGCGCGAATCCGCGCGAGTGCCTCGGAAGGCTCCACGTCGAGGGCCTGCTCGCGCGCATCAGACTCAAGCTCGAGCCCCACCGGGCCGCCACGCACGGTACCGAGCATGCGTTCATGAGCCGCCGCGCCGCTCGCCCCCGCCGCAAGAGGCGCGAGACCCGCCGCACGCGCCGAGCCCATCACGAACCCCGGATCGCCGCTCGAGATCACGACGGTCGGAGCGAGCCGCTTGAGGCCCAGCCGGCTCGCCTCGCTCGAGGTCATGAGCCGATCCAGGTGCTCTTCCTCGCCTGTAATGAACGAGGTCGCGGGGCCGACGGTGACCTGG
The window above is part of the Dermabacter vaginalis genome. Proteins encoded here:
- the gndA gene encoding NADP-dependent phosphogluconate dehydrogenase: MANFDPAPHSVADIGVTGMAVMGSNLARNLARNGFKVAIHNRSVEKTERVFAEHGQDGEFVPAETMDEFVASLQRPRVAIIMVKAGKATDAVIEELASRMDEGDIIVDCGNALFTDTLRREQELRARGLHFVGSGVSGGEEGALNGPSIMPGGSKASYDRLGPMFEKISAHVDGVPCCTHVGENGAGHFVKMVHNGIEYADMQVIAEAYDLMSKALGMSAPEIGKVFEKWNEGNLNSFLIEITAAVLTHTDNVTGKPFVDIILDQAGQKGTGAWTSKTALDLGIPVTGIAEATFARSTSGGAEQRKAGRAVLKGEAQTIQIDDAEQFISDLQQALYAAKLVSYSQGFDEIKAGAKEYEWDIKLGDMARIWRGGCIIRAGFLNRITEAYERNPELPLLLADEYFTAEITKCIPAWRRIVAFAAAVGIPAPVFSSTLAYYDAVRAERLPAALVQAQRDYFGAHTYRRVDAEGTYHVEWTGDRTETRQD